attctccccatttttttaccaaaaagaagggactaactttattttaagcgtaacttgtttacttttgatgctagaaattttttttataaaacaaaaatgaagatttttttaaacgctttaaataagttgtaataagttttccccgaaatgtgcttttttagttatttcaaaaaaacgtttttggttatttcacgttaaagtattctacttggaatttgacgaatatgaacctatttttaaatAGCTATAGGctccgagcttcgctggtggcgctcctggcggattactaattcaactttcaccggtaatttttaaatttattatttaattgttatcgcttaatatttacaacgcaaaaaattaattaaattgtactcgattttttaaagattttgctaatcattttgacgttctattgataaaatatgaatttcttacttcggatactttcacaattatcgtgtagatggcgctaagattaccgTTTATTTCAATAaacgatattacggaacattaaaaaaacttaaattcagtatttaaaacgtaagtatatttaaggtaaaaatatataccacagctttgaccaactaatattttttataattaatgttttttacttttaattttaaattaatcactttgacatttatgtcaaaatccggtaaacgtttacagacttgccactgctggcgctcgcgaatttgtaaatatcccctctacgtacgagctcacagcgtataactctgcttctactaggtatagagacgtgatatatccatttttttaattttttacaggctatatttttgctaagaatgttttttcgacaaaatagttatttttagatataatatttgagttatttgcgaaaaaccgtctaaaagcgtggttattttgttgaaaaaatgaacatattcactggcatataactcgaaaagtattggcttagtgaaaaaactctgtagaacaaaagttacttaaaattagtcagtttattcatttccggacttactttggacgaatattttttcacctccaagagggggtgaaaaccacccctggggcaaaagcacatatcagcacaatatcacttttttcttcgacttgttagctacgtgtatgtcaaatttcatgttaatccaagcggttctttaaaatttagaggttttgcaatattttactgttaaagaacatacagtagaacctcgattatccgtcagggcaccggaccaaggttatgacggataatcgaaaagacggttaacagaacattaaaaaaattaaacattcatagtacaactctcaaatttcatttgtatggtttgtttgacaatataagagggatttatgttcgtacaatcgaatcaatttaaaatactctcaaatctttgtttgttttactgttgctttacattttgcgacggctgaatttcttaatcggcataagatgatacaatctactttattggcttctttttgttgagaataccactcgatgaattattgcatatgcgatgcagcttctctagaatatttacgcaaatctttgacagttacaataggttcatcaacataactacagtcaaattccaagtctgtgtaagcttctgaatctgtttggtccgcctttgttgccatttcaacgatttctttatctgtcagtaatggatagccgtttgtgtcctcatcacaaatcaaattaactttttttttatttttttacattaaaatttttgcttatgtagtcaatacaacttctgtatgtactctgacggttaacagaggtgacggttaatggagagacggataatcgaggttccactgtactaataTAATTGTTTTTAATATTAACAGTGACCTGTTGTACTCTTAGAACTAGCAATATTTTTCTACATTCTATAAACTATTATTGAcaaatatttcatttttataatacaacaaaaatatactaaaaactGATTATTCAATATTCACTATAAGAGATACTTCCCCACTAAAATGTTTTGCAAACGGTCTGAACAAGTCCATAATATATTCTATCCATAAAGATGTGACGGAAAAACTAGTCTGGATAAGTGTATGATAGTGTAACAACATAATCTATGTGACAGGAACATTGGAGAAGCAAACTACAGGGGATTAATGTCTTAATgaataatttcaaatatatctatCGAATAGCGAAAAtcactataaaaaaatataggaACACACAAATAGTTACACACAACAGTAGATAAAATTATCAAACATAACATTTCAAGAAGAGTTTAGAAAATATAAGGCATTCACAATTCATACCAATATAAAGGACATTCACGTCTATTATAAATTGAACCAGATCCATTGTATTTAGATAATATGAGTTTTTAGTGAAATACCTGTTTCCCGTTTAGAGGACTTATGgaatttgattatttgttttcACCATTTACAGCTAAGAGTGTCAATAATTTTGATACACTGAACTCCGTTATATGCTGCATCCTTTTACTTAATCAAGAGAAAGCAAGAACATGACACTCTTAGTTCtacaaaaaagtaaacaaaagcaaaaccaaaaaataaattttaattttcactGAATAAATACAAACTTAAGAATACTCAACAGCAACCACTGTACagtgaaaattaaaaatatgaatatTTTCCTATGACACCTGCTAAATTTGTAGAGACAAATCCAATAAAAACACAAAATCAAAAAACATACCTGAGAGAGCATTGGCCAACTGTAAAGAACTATTAGGTACAGCCCCCAAAAGCCCAGAACCAGTTGTCCCACCTTGTGAGCCGCTACCCAACGAAGGTAAATTGTGAGCCACGTTTTTCAACGCTTCCCCATTAGGTCCCAGACCCATGCCCACAGATCTTAATCCTTCTGGTAATTTGGAGTTATCGTTGACTCTATCCATACGTACGGCCAATGTTCTATCATTCAAAACTTGGCCTTGCAACATAGAGATAGCCTGAACTGCTTCTACAGGGTGATCATACTCAACAACGGCGAAACCTCGAACTTTGCCATCCTTATCTAGAGGCATGTCAACATTGATGACTCTACCTGCTAGTTTAAAgacatcttttatttttttcttatcaaTGTTGTAATCCAACTaaaaataagggtcacaatatcTACATTAAAGCTGTATGTTGGGAAATGCTATAAATTTAGGCAAAAATCTTGAAAGGAACTCAAATGATCAAAGGCAGAATGTAGAACAATTTTCAGAATTTAGAATGCTATTACTTGTTACTAAAATTATTAACTATTCAACAGAACCACAATGGCCACGTctgcaaacaacaaaaaacataatataatagcaaataatattattatcaacagcgaaataaaaaaagataaatactCGTAGTTCACCATTTTCTTCATTATAATCTAAATGATGAGATTACCATTATGTTCAATATATTTAATACAAAGGACAAAGTAAAAAGAAGATTTTGATTTCATTGTATTAACCCAGAAATACAATGTGTTGTCTTATGAGCTATTCTAATTGTCCAACCACTAATCTGTATAAAAATTCAACCATGTCTGCTCCATATTTCTCAAAGCATCAGTAATGTAACTGAAAAATGCCAAAGAGATATATTAAAAGAATTTTCCGACAAAAAAAACCTCCAAATTATTTTGTCTTATCATTAAAATGTTATTAAATTAGTTCTACACTGATAACCATTGATACATTGAAAATAATATAATGACTGGACTTCATTGTTGATATTTCCTTTCTAAGATGCCTTATACAAAATATCCTAGTTCATACAAAATACTCATAAAAACCAATACATCTGACCCTTTTTTTACTGAAGTAATGTCTACAAATCATAAAATCAAACACCTATGTACCAAAACAATAATTGTAAATGTTGCACAATACTTATACTCTCCTAGTATTGTAAACTACTATAATGTTCGAATTAACTAGGacaaatgaaaaagaaaacagTTCTTGACGAAAAGACTGAAAATTGTATATAGCAGAAATAACCTACCAACACGTCTTGGCATTGACTCCACTAGTTTAATGAACATGTTCTTGACTTTATCATGATGGAACCACacttattaatttttcttttgtaGGGCAACTCATCTTAGCTACACATTGCCAGAAATTCTCAATGGGATTTAGGTCTGGTGAATTACCAAGCTATTCACTTTATTTTCCTGTATTAAAGTATGGCATGCTTGgttttttcacaattatctgTGTTATAAACTGTTCTGTCTTAGTTTACCTTGCCTTCCATCCACAATAGATATAATGTATATTCAAGCTTCAGTCTATGGCCAGAAGTTGGGGTAGTTTATTTAGCAGAAGGGAAAACATACACAAAATGTTGAAAGGACAACTTAACTACCACTCAACATgttcaatataaaatataataaaaacataTCTGACTGAATGAAGTCTTtactattgtttttattatttttcccaaTTATAAGTTTggagcaattttgttttttgtaccTTCAGCTTCGAATTATCCATATTTCACTTCATTTCAATTCAACCTAGATACCTAAGTGATGAAAACAACCAGATAAAACATGTCTGCATCTACCTAAGTGATTGAATGAATGTACAAGAATAAAATCAATTTAATAACAGTACACATCTAGAATGATGTAAGAaattatagaaattttcttttttcttgtcaAAGACGCATTGGTTTTTACCTATTGTATGAACTTGCAATCACTACAACCATGATCAAAATTAAAAACCCATATCTGACCATTTTGGGAAATTAAAAATCTATCATATATTTGTCACCTTTATTTTATAACAGAAAGCTAGAATTGATCCCAAGACGATTGGTAAATACATGAAGAAGAACAATTACATGAAGAATACCAGGTTCGGTAAAAAAATAATGGCAATAATTGAATTAAAAACAACAGTGGAAAATTTCAAATAGAAAATAAGTCAATGTCAGAAATTGTTTCCTAAATTTTGTGCCTAATATTTTACCAATAAAATTAAGCTTGCTTCTAAAAGGATAACTAAATTTGACAGATTTAATATTTCAACCAAAATGTGCCACATGTGGTTATTTTATAGCCTTTCATTTTACCATCCAAATTTTGCATAAGAAAATTTCGACAcagaaattgtagaacaagtCAGTAACTTCATGTTCTAATTACACGATTTTCCATCAAATGGGCCCTCCTGAATGGTAAAATATCATGTTACAGTGATTGGTGCAGGAATTCTATAAAAAACACGTAAGATACTTACATTGGCCACAAACACCTTATTATTAAGAGGGGGATCGATTTTCAAAGATTCAAGAAACTGTGGACTCAATCCATAAGTGTTGCCCCACTTATCATTACCAAGATTCAAAGTATTGCCCAAATCAATATTCATGCTGTTCATGTTATCATTGAAACGATTGTACTCTCTTCTTTTACCACCTCCCTGGTTACTAACAATAGCCCCAAATTTATCTCTTGTAATGCCTTGATCATCTTTTACCACCAATTTACGGCCCTTAACCTCATAACGCTGCATAAGCTCGAGACATTTACCAACAAGATCAGAATCATTAAATTCGACAATGCCACTACCCCTCGGCTTATCGTTATCATCAACAAAAAGCTCCACGAAAGTTACATCACCGATTTTGCTACGGAACAGATCTTTGATATCCTGCCAGCGGTATTCATATGGGATGTTGGATACGTACACTCTGTTTTGGGAGGGCCTCATGCTTCTAGGTTCACGGGGACCCCTATCATTGCTCCTCTCTCTGCTGTTATCGCCTTTGTTATTCCGGTTATCTCGGTTATTCCGGGGACGATCTCGATCGCGACCTCTACGGTCTTTTGGAGACTCACTCATTTTCTGAAACTAACAATAAcaatcaatttatttataaaaacttcGACCATCTagtttactttaattttttagttaacaGCAAAATACAGTCTTGcttgaaataaatatatttgacaATGAAATTGCTAAACCTTCTAAACCGCTAAACTTTGGCTTTATATAACTCTTATTTTGATAATTTCTTCTTCAAACCTCAAACAACACTTGGAGGAATAAGCTTAAGAAACAAGGAAGTTCATAGTCGAATTAGAATGGAAGATATTATCGAATGTATTACAAGGTAAAAATGGAGATGGGTGGGACATGATGCAAGAATGAAAGATGACAGATATACAAGAGTATTGTTGAAGCAGAGACCACGGACAGACAAGCAAAGCTGAGGAAGACCCCAATGCAATGGAACGACGACCTCAAAATAATTGTGACCAACTGGATAGAAGAGGCACCAGAACAGAAGATTGAAATATCTgaaggaggcctatgttcaacaatggacaaatcagAGCTGATTGATAATGTTCCTATTTACCATACATGTATGGAGCTTTCCTTTATCAGATAGAACTTACAAAGACAAGACAAGAAGCAAGAAGTTATATTTATACCTGCAAAGGTTTACATctttaataaattaaagaaagTGAAATAAGCcttttaaaaattgatttttctgAAAATAATTCCGACATTATTTAATTCAGCAATTTCTTGGAATAATTGAATGAATTAATACGTTATCAgccaaaatattaaaaaaatgggtCCCTACAGATAACGAGTCTTCCGTTTCGGACGAGCCTAcagtgttgccatatttttttttataatttagaccttgtttaaaatattataaagttAGGCTTTTACGcaaatatattttgaaaattttttgttaggaaaagctataattattaaatttatacaaaGCAGGATTTATAGAATACTTATATTctaaattatttttgttaattcaCCCCTTACATTATCAGATATACTTGGCAATGGGGACTGAAATTTGAAAACAGAAATGGTCAGATTTCTATCTATTAACATctgtttttgatttttaaattatatattgtgTTCTTGTTTCTATCAGTTATTGTTTCTATCAactattgatttttatataattttaatgcttttaatgtagatattaatttaatatagaaaatgatattatAGATGTTTCTATTTATTTTCTGATTTCTATCtaattgtttttgatttttaaattgtgttCTTTATCCGATGTGAATTTTAGATGTTACAGTAAGAGCCCgcgcagactgcagactttttaatcgccgatagtttagtcggcttTTTAATCAGTATAGAGAGGTATGCATCAGTGAATCGGTGTAATGTGCGCAtctgcatacctctctgtactgattaagaagccgactaaactatcggctgATTAAAAAGTACACTCTGCGCGGGCTCTAAGAAATATTCTATAATATGGCAACACTGTCAATATTTTTAGCTTACGGCTTACATCAAAATGTCAACTACAATTTGGTTATGTGTGGTTGTCCTaaaccatagatatataataatctagattgcgccctgccaTCTTAAAATGGATGACGGTTGAGACAGAGAAAAATGAGCCTATTAGGTCGGtggtctctttctaattcaaggggagtatcgacgacgtcactatcctactctatTGAGTATTATTTAAATGTCttgacagttcgagcgggtgGCGACGGGAACTGGTCTTTGGACGCGTATAATCGGGGTTCGAATCCCGTACCAATCTTtacttcttttatttttaatttaatcaatattgcgtttattagatattattacatctctaaagtaaatctatgcaaagaaatatgTTAATAGTAAAGTAAATATATGCAAAAAGTTAAtggtagaatagtataaagtaatatatttgtacaaattacaaataattaatatcaacataatgtactatgaatttattaattgaatcagtcatttcaaaaacaacacgagtcacatattcctaattttacagaagaacaaagaaaactaactatatagttgaaggatggatgaaatggatgacatcaaaattcagagttatattgtagttttgttcctaatgtttttactgaactggtgtcgtttttgcacacaacgtttatcttaaagaagtctattcctctcaaaaagttagtttctgaaaattgtggactttgtGTTTTTGAAATGActgattcaattataagtaattagacattatttttatttatgaaactattgttacaattttttgaaaaggtagaagcaaaacaaacattattcacatcattcgaataaggccgaatttatattaataacgaacaaattttattttactatgcagttcacaaattatgtattccaatattaacttactatacatacatttattacCTGCTAgctttacttaggtccatttttcagatgtaaaaatatctaataaacgcaatattgattaaattaaaaataaaaaaggtaaagttggtatgggattcgaaccacgattatccacgtcgtgaaccaaagaccatttctcgtcaccacccgctcgaactgtcaatacataatactcgataaagtgggatagtcacgtcgtcgatattccccttaaattaaaaagagactaccgaccaaataggctcatttatctctgtcacaaccgtcacccattttaagatgaCAGGGCACAATCTAgagcagaggttctcaatctttttgagtcatgtaccacaaaatactttttaatatttttggtaccacctaactgaaataactATCTATCTagataggtaatctaattaactgtaatagtggtgattttgacagttttgcgttttgtgtaccaccgcaaataatgatatgtaccaccagtggtacatgtaccatagattgagaaccgctgatctagagtattatatatctatgtcCTAAACTGTGAGTTGTCCTCCGTTTGTgtgctatagggcttttcatttacagtcatttgttttgagcttctgtcatgtgtcacgtaatattaatatatctacgtcatatgttattggtatataacagtGTATATAataatgatacaaaccaaagacgtatggcgtagatatattaatattatgtgacacatgacagaagctcgaaacaaatgacaatcgatgaaaagccctatcgAGACAACTACGGTGTGTCACGCAGCTGTTATCGAAAGCAACATGAGACACACCATTTGTGTCTCAAGGCAGCCAACGTGTTAAATAGATAATTTATTTGAACAACTCATTCCATTCCATAAGTAAAAACTTAATAAACATAGGAAAATTAAGTCCTGGATCTTGAGCCGGCAAGTTGATTGATTTTTGACAGGTGTACTCTTTTGATATATTGATTGAAACACCTTATGTCTGGTATTAGGCGAAAATATCGTTTGTTTTTGGCGGAAGTCCAATGAACTACGTCAATTAACTAGATAAATAAGCAAATATTTTAACATTCCACATTCCCAACGCTTTTAACAATTGGATAATTGATAATTATTATCGGTAATGATGATGCTATATTATGACGCTTGCTAATCGATACCTTGGCTGGGAATTTATATTCGCTCAAAACCGTTATAATCCTGCATGTTTATGATAACATATTTTTACCAATTATAATTATATTGTCATAAACcaattaaaaaaaccaataagCAAATATTATATCCTCAATACTTCTAATAATATGAGTAGAGATTACTACCAAGATATAAAAACATATTGAAATAAACATAGcatacaataaaataacattacacAACAATaagatattaaaattattttgattttattgtttAGACGATTATGGCGACATACCGACATCTTGGTTGCCGCTAAGCAAACTTTTTACCGAAATATAATTTGATATAATACCCCAGCAAACACCCAAATCATAAGAAACTCATCAGAAAAACTTAGTCCACAGTTTAAAAGCAAaataaatcaattacctttacTATCTACTTCTTTAAATGGTTTTTCACGATTTCACAAATTACTACACCTATTTTCCGCCGATGGAAAGAGGATGGGAAGGGGAAGGGAGAAGGGGCAAGACAACGGGACAAGACGAGAAGAGACGAGCGAAGCGTCAAAATATTGATCGACGGTTTCAAAATCGAAAATGTTTCGATTTCTAAAGTAGTTAGATGTTTCCTTGTTAGTTTTTTTGGGTCAAATcggtcaaataaatttaattccaaatttaaattgtggcttattcccaactaaaatagtaaattgcataagatgccacaagaaaatagcttctgaacaatattagtttttttattaCAGGTGTGAGGTGTGCCTATGGAAATTGATTACCGAAAATTTTATCTTGATATGCTTTGATTCTGCTTAgacaaaaatttaatttgaatcgCTCtgtatgttatttttattataatcaggatgatttttaattttaatttaattaaataactaTCAGATTCTGTAAGGCGGGTGGCGTCGATTTTATATCGAATATATCGATTTCTGAGTTCACCAATCGCTTCAAATCAACGATCAACGCCACCAATATTAGTCCAGTACATGAACGTGTAATATGACgatcatagataaataatatagtattaccagatagataggcaactcactgtaaaaatttggttccttaCGCCATTTGCGAGCGATgtgttaactaatcaccatttggcgggaaattcaaatggacaagcattaattttatccgtttagcgcctcttgcgggcaatttcgttactaattaaaatatctttatattttacaagaaataatctcacctatattattaaaataaaataccaaaacttactaagcttgttaaagtattttatttaaataatatctaagtaatactcataaattattcggaattctcaagttgcaaaatatgttatttttgctgtcaaatttagtaaggaaaagggatataaaaaagttagacaatttttttctaaatatatgTACGTGTATTTATTCgttgtttcagataaaacagttataaactaattactatttaccatttacctatgcattttctaacttttttatgatttgtacacaacaataataaatcatgtttattttttttattaacacaacacCAAAGTTCTTTCgcaactaaaacaaaactacacactacactttataaacgaaggataaggaaccaactgaaattgaaattactaagaataaatcgttacagataatacaataaaaactgtaaactaatagaaaattattTGTACTTGCACTAACTCTAGCTGTCATTACTTTTGAAGAATTGACAATcgagttaagcctcgtttgattattttatttgtgacattcaggtatggtgttttaacataaatgattggttaaagtcttcgtgagcgAGAAAGGCTGTCGTTTCTCTTTATTTAGCTGAGCGGTGTGGAAGTGGTGGGGGAAATTCCCCAATTTTTCCATATGAGATTCCGGGGCATGATGACGATAtagtgtaattttcagtgtcaataccgaattgcatgaaaaggacatcgcacacatctaaaggccccgtctcaccatcaaataattgacagttatttgatcaaacttgacagtcaaacttgactagtgacacaaattatacatactaactgtcactttgtgtcactaactgtcaagtttgatcaaataactgtcaattatttgatggtgagacggggcctttacggaaaatataatgtcactcaaatgaaataaaatttacatgaatagattcgtcccGAAATTTCAATCatttgataccattgcgccaactctgaattgtGCTTAATTAGGGCggtaattgtaattaaagtttatcaaaattgcattttgaagtccataaaactggcattcataaataataaataacattagTCTAGCGGCTATTGAAAATAGTCTATTCACCATTAGCTTAAGCCGATTAGAGGTGGTACAGCTGACCAAATTGTACCTACTTTATCAATAATAATAGGATAAGATAAGAGTAAGCCTCTGCCTTAATCCCTAAGAAAGATTTATGGAGTAAGCGAATTACAAAATCTTTTTTCTCTCTTTTGACACATGTACattcccatttgattttagatttatttttatgaatttatgctcttattattattcaaaatacagagttggcgcatAAGGAATAATCGTAAATTTGcgacgaatctattcatgtaaattttatttcatttgagtgaccttatattttccataagtgtgcggtgtcctttggaTTACTATTAGGTTCCagttaccctccacttcaaagttgaacttttGTCGCTGGTTGCTTTTACTAGGGGGTGAATCtcccccttctcggggtgaataAACATACGTTTAGAAcaagtccgaaaatggataaattgattaATTCTATTTTAATTgatcaagtcaatacttttcgagtt
The window above is part of the Diabrotica virgifera virgifera chromosome 2, PGI_DIABVI_V3a genome. Proteins encoded here:
- the LOC126880631 gene encoding myelin expression factor 2-like; this translates as MSESPKDRRGRDRDRPRNNRDNRNNKGDNSRERSNDRGPREPRSMRPSQNRVYVSNIPYEYRWQDIKDLFRSKIGDVTFVELFVDDNDKPRGSGIVEFNDSDLVGKCLELMQRYEVKGRKLVVKDDQGITRDKFGAIVSNQGGGKRREYNRFNDNMNSMNIDLGNTLNLGNDKWGNTYGLSPQFLESLKIDPPLNNKVFVANLDYNIDKKKIKDVFKLAGRVINVDMPLDKDGKVRGFAVVEYDHPVEAVQAISMLQGQVLNDRTLAVRMDRVNDNSKLPEGLRSVGMGLGPNGEALKNVAHNLPSLGSGSQGGTTGSGLLGAVPNSSLQLANALSGLGNVGNLAGLNQNFSGLASTLLGNGLGATELSSLVQNPLSAQNSATQQLSGLNNQNSTSGNLGNFNRGSSGDNYGNQNSNNWSSNNNSSNGGGRNFQSGNNNYGGNDRMSFNGTRQDGGGKSFSRKVLISNLPTSASYKLLHEKFTEFGDVHGFEEKMHGSVLVTYGSDWQAERAIKNLDKARIDGRMIDARLFF